In one Diabrotica virgifera virgifera chromosome 7, PGI_DIABVI_V3a genomic region, the following are encoded:
- the LOC114337782 gene encoding 28S ribosomal protein S22, mitochondrial, whose protein sequence is MAALRYISKNLFKHIFRSELKANTEICLIYSRLLNYSSIEYDIKHDPAPKFFNKDIQLLLREITRVDLTKVNQKIKLGGKGLEDPIYKFMTDDELKEAIEEAKQKSHELLQIPPVVAVRKPMTHVLSEDPALQGLEESKLVFTDITFGLKNIERIIVVREPDGTLREADWELRNRMNQLYFPQKERHIKPPRMFFGELLNNLLEHYEYKFILDRACVQFEPNDPEYQRVVSVTYQHVNDHEKFDLLRSTRHFGALTFFLVWNKNIDNLLLELIETSQIEEANILLKLYTKIHDITLEQGTEFSAVEDYIKRYSNKKAALELGLQAYKDLSKQKKKYDEGIQFAHGTG, encoded by the exons ATGGCTGCATTAAGATATATTTCCAAGAATTTGTTTAAACATATATTTCGATCGGAACTAAAGGCAAATACggaaatttgtttaatttatagCAGGCTCTTAAATTATTCATCTATTGAATATG ATATCAAACATGATCCAGCTCCAAAATTCTTTAATAAAGATATACAATTATTGCTTAGAGAAATTACAAGAGTCGATTTAACTAAAGTAAATCAGAAGATAAAACTGGGAGGCAAAGGATTGGAAGATCCCATTTATAAGTTTATGACTGATGATGAGCTAAAAGAAGCTATTGAAGAAGCTAAACAGAAGTCCCACGAGTTGTTACAAATACCTCCCGTCGTTGCAGTTAGAAAACCTATGACACATGTTTTATCAGAGGATCCTGCTTTACAAGGTTTGGAAGAATCAAAACTAGTTTTTACAGATATTACTTTTGGACTTAAGAATATTGAGCGTATAATTGTAGTAAGGGAACCAGATGGAACATTACGAGAAGCAGATTGGGAGTTGAGAAATAGAATGAATCAACTGTATTTTCCTCAAAAGGAGAGACATATTAAACCCCCTAGAATGTTTTTTGGAGAATTACTTAATAATTTATTGGAACACTATGAATACAAGTTTATTCTTGATCGAGCTTGTGTGCAGTTTGAACCTAATGATCCTGAATACCAAAGAGTAGTCTCAGTTACATATCAACATGTAAATGACCATGAAAAGTTTGATTTATTGAGATCTACTAGACATTTTGGAGCCCTCACATTTTTTCTTGTGTGGAATAAAAATATAGATAATTTGTTATTAGAACTTATAGAGACTTCTCAGATTGAAGAAGCAAATATACTCTTAAAATTGTACACAAAAATACATGATATTACACTTGAACAGGGAACAGAATTTTCAGCTGTTgaagactatattaaaagatATTCCAATAAAAAAGCAGCATTAGAATTGGGATTACAGGCTTACAAAGATTTATcaaaacagaagaaaaaatatGATGAAGGTATACAATTTGCACATGGGACTggataa